The Tripterygium wilfordii isolate XIE 37 chromosome 23, ASM1340144v1, whole genome shotgun sequence genomic sequence TCACCCACATTCCTCCCTCATAACACCAACCAAATGTCCTGTAAAATCCCAAAAGTAATGTCACAGAGATATGCTTGGTGGGATATGTTAATGACTTAAAATGCAAGAAGAGACCAAGTACTAGTGGGATGAAGTAAGTCAGTAACCCCCTCACAACCAACTTTGGAAAAAAAGGAGAGTCTAAAACCAGGAACAATCCATGTCCAGCAATCAATAATGTGGGTCATTACAATAAGATCATAAAACCTGGGCTTTATACACTTGGGTCCACCAACAAAGACACCTGCTCAATGAGTTTGCTAGGGAATCATCAAGTTGTAAGAAGTCATAAAGGTCACTTATTGCGTAAGAAGAATGAtaaagaaagtaaaagaggTTGAACCTAAgtagagggagggagggagggagggagggataAGAATAGAGTAGTATGAGTTCCATCACAAAAAGAGAGCTCTCTGGGACCCTTTGTTGGGAACCTTTGTTTTGTTGGGTATCACAGTCTCTCTTGAAACTACCTGTACATATACTTTATTTCCCTATCAATAGTAGTGCAGCAATCTTACGAATCCTAGTATTTTTTATCTTAGCTATCCCAAATATTGAAATGAATGCACACGAATTCATATGGATCATGAGGTGTGTGGGGTCGATAATTTCTCATAGATCATATGCGTCAATTTCAATATTTGGGATAATTTGGACGAAAAACATTGAGATCCTTATCATTTTCGATAGTATTATCAAAGAGATTGTCATTggttatattatatatgtgaagATTAAAATAGTAGTAAAAATCCCATCCTCTTATCTGAGATTCTGTTCTTGTGGTGGTGTGTGATGGGGAGCCAAAAGGGTTATCTAATGCAGCTTTCCTTCAAATGCTTTCAGGGCATCTTCAGAGAGAATGCATGTCTTGTTTACACAATACACTACAATACTCcccaaatacaaaaacaaaagcagcATTGTCAAGGAATCATGAGTCTTTCCTCTTCAGAGTTGGTGGGTCTTACTATACACCCGTACATAGTATTATCATGTGCTTGCCTGGCACGTACTGCGGATTGTCGGTgtcattgaaaaaacaatggagcTTTTTAGTTCATATACAGTAATGCATGACAAGAACAATTACCTGCAACATTTCACCACAGTTTTCAACCCCCTAGTCCCAGAACAAGATTGCAATTGCTCTCAGGTTGAAAAGGGAATAAAGCAATAATCATGAAGAGTTTCAATCAAAAGTTGATGAAATCCATTCACAAAAGGAGATTGACAGATAAAAATATGTCAATTGAGTAATCATAGATATCATCAGCCTTTTGGACAAACAGAAAAAAGTTGGGAGAGGCTGGAAATCTCTTTTTAATAATGGAATCAAAAAGGGTACTAAATTTGGCCAAAACAAAAGATTATCTGGGTGAAATCTCTGTACCAGACAGACAGACAAAGAActtgaaagaaaattaaaaagctGAAAGAGGATAAAATTGAACTTTTATTATCCATTAGTCATTATGAAGAACAGCAGCAGAATGGAATGAACAGATGAGACAGACATACTTGATTTCAATCAGATCCACAGTTGTACAAACTAACAATGAGGTTGGAATATTGAGGGATTATTTCTCTAAGAAATGTAAAAGGTGTCAGAATCTAACCATGTTCAACTCTACCTCAACAAATCTGTAAAAACTTTGCTTGCCAACATGGAAAAAGAATCAAGAACGAACCAGAAATTCTTACTATGCAGGCCTGTTTCTCTTGTGGCCTCCTTTTCCATCAGATCTCAAAGCACCACTAGAATCACCCTCAGAAGAACCATCCATGGACTTGGTGAAGGAACTGGATAGGTCAGCATACAGGTCAACCACTCTCCTGATGTTATTGTTGAGCTCCCTGATAAGACCCACATTTCTGCTGAGATTGTCAGGGATCTTGGATTCATGGTTctggtttatttcattgatgaGCAGCCTATTCTGATCCAAAATGTTCTGGACTTGAACAAAATTCTTGTGGCATGTCTGAAGGATCTTGCCATCAATCTGGGTACCATTGACAAGCCCTGAGAATGCATCACCCTCCATatactctttcttcttttgagaCCAAAAAATCTATCAATTCAGAACCAGTCCTGCATCAAGAATCAAGAaagaagaacagaagaaaaGATGAGTCTTCCTTGAGTCATTTTGTGCCAAATGAGACAAGTTCTCGGTAGAAATCATGACTCCATGGATTCTGACCTCTTCTTTACAGAGGGATCTGAAATATGATAGCAAACATCAATTATCAAAATAATTGTTAATGTcattattttgttattataatttatttttttttctgatgaGATGTGAAAAAGCAGATCCCATTTTCCATAAAAGGGAAACCTTTTATAGTTTTATGTATCCAGAAAAATACCGGCTAAAACTCAGCTTCAAGGAAGA encodes the following:
- the LOC119992584 gene encoding protein ELF4-LIKE 3-like → MEGDAFSGLVNGTQIDGKILQTCHKNFVQVQNILDQNRLLINEINQNHESKIPDNLSRNVGLIRELNNNIRRVVDLYADLSSSFTKSMDGSSEGDSSGALRSDGKGGHKRNRPA